One genomic window of Arachis stenosperma cultivar V10309 chromosome 10, arast.V10309.gnm1.PFL2, whole genome shotgun sequence includes the following:
- the LOC130955451 gene encoding alcohol dehydrogenase 1-like: protein MTNGGVDRSVECTGSLSAMISAFECVHDGWGVAVLVGVPNKDDAFKTHPINLLNEKTLKGAFFGNYKPPSDLPSVVEMYMNKELELEKFITHEVPFSEINKA from the exons ATGACCAATGGTGGTGTCGATCGGAGTGTTGAGTGTACCGGAAGCCTTAGTGCTATGATCTCTGCATTCGAATGCGTCCATGAT GGATGGGGTGTTGCTGTGCTTGTTGGTGTGCCAAACAAAGATGATGCGTTCAAAACACATCCAATCAATCTCTTGAATGAGAAGACTCTAAAGGGTGCTTTCTTTGGTAACTATAAGCCACCTTCTGATCTCCCATCAGTGGTGGAAATGTACATGAACAAG GAACTTGAACTGGAGAAGTTTATCACACATGAAGTGCCATTCTCAGAAATCAACAAGGCCTAA